In Streptomyces sp. NBC_01707, a genomic segment contains:
- a CDS encoding ATP-binding protein, with protein MKASIELRDKREARLRQQLKDTPMRPLPLFQLTGWTHFVDEEVEPPALAAGSSPTEDRKTDEQAIAYHRHLRMVPTDAVTHMQEMVVEAVHSNSGRRDGLMDHVIDGPAGTGKTCLLRAIGRTAQREVEAAMGGRRQNTIPVVHITTPADPEPRVNWLWEIGSYLGLNPEPKSLVEVLEMRKHQDVTLPVNYVLETAQTRLLLIDDIDRASPQHLANVLPYFDYLRDKLGISLVFCGTGASHRLHQARILAQDLTRVSEENKVRLEQAGQPAGPVSPSPTALLPVTWLHPLPLGTKREEQEMFRRVLASFEADLSLYRLEENALSKHAVELHRRTGGYFKALAYVISTAAVIAIRSGSENITMKEIDAATAQLGP; from the coding sequence ATGAAGGCATCCATCGAACTGCGTGACAAACGTGAAGCCCGTCTGCGTCAGCAGCTCAAGGACACCCCGATGCGGCCTCTGCCGCTGTTCCAGCTCACCGGCTGGACCCACTTCGTCGACGAGGAAGTGGAGCCGCCCGCACTGGCGGCGGGCAGCAGTCCCACTGAGGACAGGAAGACGGACGAACAGGCCATCGCCTACCACCGGCATCTGCGGATGGTGCCCACCGACGCGGTGACCCACATGCAGGAGATGGTCGTCGAGGCGGTCCACTCCAACAGCGGGCGCCGTGACGGGCTGATGGACCATGTCATCGACGGCCCCGCGGGCACCGGCAAGACCTGTCTGCTGCGGGCGATTGGACGCACCGCCCAGAGGGAGGTCGAAGCCGCCATGGGCGGCAGGCGCCAGAACACGATCCCGGTGGTGCACATCACCACCCCCGCGGACCCAGAGCCGAGGGTGAACTGGCTCTGGGAGATCGGCTCCTACCTGGGTCTCAATCCCGAGCCGAAGAGCCTCGTGGAAGTCCTGGAGATGCGCAAGCACCAGGACGTGACCCTGCCGGTCAACTACGTCCTGGAAACCGCGCAGACCCGCCTGCTGCTCATCGACGACATCGACCGCGCTTCGCCGCAGCACCTGGCGAACGTGCTGCCCTACTTCGACTACCTGCGCGACAAGCTGGGTATCTCGCTCGTCTTCTGCGGCACCGGCGCCAGCCACCGCCTGCACCAGGCCCGCATCCTGGCCCAGGACCTGACCCGAGTCAGCGAGGAGAACAAGGTACGGCTCGAACAGGCGGGACAGCCAGCCGGACCCGTCTCACCCTCCCCCACCGCCCTGCTGCCGGTGACCTGGCTGCACCCTCTGCCCCTGGGCACCAAGAGGGAGGAACAGGAGATGTTCCGGCGCGTGCTGGCGAGCTTCGAGGCCGACCTGAGCCTGTACCGGCTGGAGGAGAACGCCCTGAGCAAACACGCCGTCGAACTGCACCGGCGCACCGGCGGCTACTTCAAAGCCCTCGCCTACGTCATCTCCACCGCCGCCGTCATCGCGATCCGCAGCGGCAGCGAGAACATCACCATGAAAGAGATCGACGCCGCGACAGCCCAACTCGGCCCCTGA
- a CDS encoding TerD family protein has product MAAEAGIPEDEIHAMLAAFLGGPTSLSPVEERVAALREWWTAFDQAHAVQRPGMRPLWGLVDDNIMAFSWQDEHGFTQQLYRQVLPASVNEQVDRLWQSVTLQRHAKSLVSNPRPHQLMAEALGPAPEFWHGVALTAWFVCEGPYSRAPLSGVADYYSRTLTALTAAGCPVPPDLFEELRIAEQHLGPAEMIIKERTELPVDTAIGAFTMTSTISGGSRREGFERARDIITRHRRAWTEQYLDTYLQQRWRTALEGVAQAHHRFVAAKGRPPTLIQFAQFATAAANQWTGGDLGALYTAIGEPAPAQQLHPARLLPGDGYDVAQRVYTALGGTTVDNDLRMNQPEEARRQWQLSRLAVESLRYLQLHEALGQPPTGKQFGSSRLAWPWPGEETEGWPLFQHTLAALTNTSPPASEPAAGTAEAAPSLLDNTKHVLAKGANAPLRTESVAVRLITTGVPVDVSAVLLTSHGKVRSDHDLVFYNHPHHDGVRTSGDTVTADLPHVPDDVHTVAVITSIDLEAQPTASFDQNTTWHVEVTQPAGGGLAFTPAPFVSGETVTIAMEIYRHGSGWKVRAVGQGYDTGLAGLAADYGINVEP; this is encoded by the coding sequence ATGGCAGCCGAGGCAGGCATCCCAGAGGACGAGATCCACGCGATGCTCGCGGCCTTCCTCGGCGGCCCGACCTCCCTCTCCCCCGTCGAAGAACGCGTGGCGGCTCTGCGCGAGTGGTGGACGGCCTTCGACCAGGCGCACGCCGTCCAAAGACCCGGCATGCGGCCGCTGTGGGGGCTCGTCGACGACAACATCATGGCCTTTTCCTGGCAGGACGAACACGGCTTCACCCAGCAGCTGTACCGGCAGGTGCTGCCCGCTTCCGTCAACGAGCAGGTGGACCGGCTGTGGCAGTCGGTGACCCTGCAGCGGCACGCCAAGAGCCTCGTCAGCAACCCCCGCCCCCACCAGCTGATGGCCGAAGCCCTCGGCCCCGCCCCGGAGTTCTGGCACGGCGTCGCGCTGACCGCCTGGTTTGTGTGCGAAGGCCCCTACTCCCGCGCTCCCCTGTCCGGTGTGGCCGACTACTACAGCCGCACCCTCACCGCGCTGACTGCCGCCGGCTGCCCGGTCCCCCCGGACTTGTTCGAGGAACTGCGCATCGCTGAGCAGCACCTGGGCCCCGCAGAGATGATCATCAAGGAGCGCACAGAGCTCCCGGTGGACACCGCCATCGGCGCCTTCACCATGACGTCGACCATCAGCGGCGGCAGCCGCCGCGAAGGCTTCGAACGGGCCCGCGACATCATCACCCGCCATCGTCGTGCCTGGACCGAGCAGTACCTCGACACCTACCTGCAGCAGCGCTGGCGCACCGCCTTGGAAGGCGTCGCCCAGGCGCACCACCGGTTCGTGGCCGCGAAGGGCCGTCCGCCCACCCTGATCCAGTTCGCCCAGTTCGCCACCGCCGCAGCCAACCAGTGGACCGGCGGCGACCTCGGCGCTCTCTACACCGCGATCGGGGAACCCGCACCCGCCCAGCAACTGCACCCGGCCCGTCTGCTGCCGGGTGACGGCTATGACGTCGCCCAGCGCGTCTACACCGCGCTCGGCGGCACCACGGTCGACAACGACCTGCGCATGAACCAGCCCGAAGAAGCCCGACGGCAGTGGCAACTCAGCCGCCTAGCCGTCGAAAGCCTGCGATACCTGCAGCTCCACGAAGCGCTCGGACAGCCCCCAACGGGCAAACAGTTCGGCTCTTCACGCCTGGCCTGGCCATGGCCCGGAGAGGAAACTGAGGGCTGGCCGCTTTTCCAGCACACCCTCGCCGCTCTGACCAACACCAGCCCGCCCGCAAGTGAACCTGCCGCAGGGACGGCCGAGGCCGCCCCAAGCCTGCTGGACAACACCAAGCACGTGCTGGCCAAGGGAGCCAACGCCCCTCTGCGAACCGAATCGGTAGCGGTGCGCCTCATCACTACCGGCGTGCCAGTCGATGTCTCTGCCGTACTCCTCACCAGCCACGGCAAAGTACGCAGCGACCACGACCTGGTCTTCTACAACCACCCGCACCACGACGGAGTCCGCACCAGCGGCGACACGGTCACCGCAGATCTGCCGCACGTACCCGACGACGTCCACACCGTGGCCGTCATCACCAGCATCGACCTCGAAGCCCAACCCACCGCTTCCTTCGACCAGAACACCACGTGGCACGTCGAGGTCACCCAACCCGCTGGCGGCGGACTCGCCTTCACGCCTGCCCCGTTCGTCTCGGGCGAGACCGTCACCATCGCTATGGAGATCTACCGGCATGGTTCGGGCTGGAAAGTACGTGCTGTCGGCCAGGGCTACGACACCGGGCTTGCTGGCCTGGCCGCGGACTACGGCATCAACGTCGAACCCTGA
- a CDS encoding transposase, translated as MIFVQALGQQAVALIRQVDAACVSVAQLAVATEEAFLAHPDAEIITSFPGLSVLSGARALAEIGDDRERFADARAMKAYAGAAPVTRASGRSHVVVARTVKNQRLASAGHMWAFAALRTQAPRVHYDRRRAGGERHTAALRNLFNKLLGCLFHCLQHRTLFDPDRAFAPPMDLAA; from the coding sequence ATGATCTTCGTGCAGGCTCTGGGACAGCAGGCAGTGGCACTCATCCGGCAGGTCGACGCCGCTTGCGTCAGCGTGGCCCAGTTGGCGGTGGCGACGGAAGAGGCATTCCTCGCGCACCCGGATGCCGAGATCATCACCAGTTTCCCAGGGCTCTCCGTGCTCTCTGGAGCACGCGCTCTCGCCGAGATCGGAGACGACCGCGAACGCTTCGCGGACGCCAGAGCCATGAAGGCATACGCCGGCGCGGCTCCTGTCACACGGGCCTCCGGCCGCAGCCACGTGGTTGTGGCCCGGACCGTCAAGAACCAGCGACTGGCATCAGCCGGGCACATGTGGGCCTTCGCAGCCCTGCGCACGCAGGCTCCACGCGTCCACTATGACCGACGGCGTGCTGGTGGAGAACGGCATACCGCAGCTCTCAGGAACCTGTTCAACAAGCTGCTCGGCTGCCTCTTCCACTGCCTACAGCACCGCACGCTGTTCGACCCCGACCGGGCCTTCGCACCACCCATGGATCTTGCTGCCTGA
- a CDS encoding Fic family protein yields the protein MLYRTPRLEPVDLQVLDQVNAMRDQLRHAVQQAPMKWTLDLRKALTASAIAASNTIEGYQVDVKDVADLMDGEREVEASDENKAETLAYQQAMTYIQSLHDVADFRYSKELLNSLHWMLQGHHHPIRTAGQWRKTSIRITAPGDELATDYEGPDHELLPGLMSELVGWLNEGDLDSHVLVRAAMAHLNLVKIHPWSDGNGRMSRSLQTLLIARGGVLAPEFSSIEEWLGMPGNTWDNYKVLREVGGPVFSPERDTLAWIKFNLLAYHQQAQRVQRRVDRSNDCWMQLMDAAPAYGLTERQLTALHEVAMVGRVRRSRYEKAEALNTQQATRDLQALTKAELLTAVGQTKGRHYVAGPRFPRNVVAIAQRHHTIVNPYSA from the coding sequence ATGTTGTATCGGACGCCCCGCCTGGAACCCGTCGACCTTCAGGTCCTGGATCAGGTCAATGCCATGCGCGACCAGCTGCGGCACGCGGTGCAGCAGGCTCCCATGAAATGGACACTCGACCTGCGCAAGGCCCTGACCGCCAGCGCCATCGCCGCGTCGAACACGATCGAGGGCTACCAGGTCGACGTCAAGGACGTCGCCGACCTCATGGACGGTGAGCGCGAGGTCGAGGCCAGCGACGAGAACAAGGCGGAGACCCTGGCCTACCAGCAGGCCATGACCTACATCCAGTCCCTCCACGACGTCGCCGACTTCCGCTACAGCAAGGAACTCCTCAACAGCCTCCACTGGATGCTCCAGGGCCACCATCACCCGATCAGGACCGCGGGACAGTGGCGCAAGACATCCATCCGCATCACGGCCCCCGGCGACGAACTAGCCACCGACTACGAGGGACCGGACCACGAGCTGCTCCCCGGCCTCATGAGCGAGCTCGTCGGCTGGCTCAACGAGGGCGACCTCGACAGCCACGTCCTTGTCCGCGCCGCAATGGCGCACCTGAACCTGGTGAAGATCCATCCCTGGTCGGACGGCAACGGCCGGATGTCCCGCTCACTGCAGACGCTGCTGATCGCCCGCGGCGGAGTCCTGGCCCCCGAGTTCTCCTCGATCGAGGAATGGCTGGGCATGCCCGGCAATACCTGGGACAACTACAAAGTGCTGCGCGAGGTCGGCGGCCCGGTCTTCTCACCCGAGCGGGACACGCTGGCGTGGATCAAGTTCAATCTCCTCGCCTACCACCAGCAGGCCCAGCGGGTGCAGCGCCGCGTGGACCGGTCCAACGACTGCTGGATGCAGCTCATGGACGCTGCCCCCGCCTATGGCCTCACCGAGCGGCAGCTGACTGCTCTGCATGAGGTGGCAATGGTGGGGCGGGTGCGACGCTCGCGCTACGAGAAGGCCGAAGCACTCAACACCCAGCAGGCAACCCGGGACCTGCAGGCTCTGACGAAGGCCGAGCTGCTGACCGCGGTCGGGCAGACCAAGGGCCGCCACTACGTCGCCGGACCCCGATTCCCGCGGAACGTAGTGGCCATCGCCCAGCGGCACCACACCATCGTCAACCCGTACTCCGCGTAA
- a CDS encoding DEAD/DEAH box helicase family protein has product MLTPAAQRGIVAHVRSQHPVTVNERTYRLDYLIAGESLHLAVELDGFTFHSDRAAFTYDRLRQNDLAATGLTVLRFSYDAVRLDTARCVAQLQAMLRQDAVLSPLVIAAPRVEVPEMVGDPLRAADPPRGTRSSADEAYFAGVRAQVTREPLRTCQDEALAALANYYASGGRHAATVMAVGAGKTALGVAAALSFTRRRALVVTPGSVIRGTFAKALDPGVPGNVLYGLAGGPLLPGARPPATLVLDADDEQISQVSRQRLLAADVLVTNFHALGTGDKGGDLLAKLEPGDVDFIVVDEAHIAASASYQRLFAHFRDARTLLMSACFQRLDGKPIDADVVYRYRLVDSIADGSAKNLRVHRFAPDAATTVYEAVWSDGRREQITGRDALLAALGDERRMARITAQSDASIRQVMMVTRACLDAQAKLLAPVKPRALFAAMGEAHAQQIARIAEEHGIPCATLHHSMSPSSIKATRRRFESDAGDLQGIVQLRMLGQGYDFPPITVVVPVRPYGSFGEFYQFIGRGVRVLRQPGLAADQQYLDVVCHAELGLEDHLEAMCADNDMDPALLLGVPLIDTSTLEADFAGGNGLGERDSDSALPVGVDAFVLYEQGRVEQRVVHDLDRVEARRAEREMQLMAQRYAVYAQNTAAPMPFEKFVDYMRRLTGGQ; this is encoded by the coding sequence GTGCTCACTCCAGCCGCGCAGCGGGGCATCGTGGCGCATGTACGCAGTCAGCATCCGGTGACGGTCAACGAACGGACCTACCGACTGGACTATCTGATCGCTGGCGAGTCGCTGCATCTGGCCGTGGAGTTGGACGGGTTCACCTTCCACAGTGACCGTGCCGCCTTCACCTACGACCGGTTGCGGCAGAACGACCTGGCGGCCACGGGGCTGACGGTGCTGCGGTTTTCCTACGACGCGGTGCGCCTGGACACCGCACGCTGCGTCGCGCAGTTGCAGGCGATGCTGCGCCAGGATGCCGTGCTCTCGCCACTGGTCATCGCCGCGCCGCGCGTCGAGGTCCCGGAGATGGTGGGCGATCCCCTGCGGGCGGCCGATCCGCCTCGGGGTACCCGGTCATCTGCAGATGAGGCCTACTTCGCCGGTGTGCGCGCTCAGGTGACCCGAGAGCCGTTGCGTACCTGCCAGGACGAGGCCCTGGCCGCGCTGGCCAACTACTACGCTTCCGGCGGTCGGCATGCGGCCACGGTGATGGCGGTCGGGGCCGGCAAGACCGCGCTGGGGGTGGCGGCCGCGTTGTCCTTCACCAGGCGGCGAGCGCTGGTGGTGACTCCGGGCTCGGTCATCCGCGGCACCTTCGCCAAGGCACTCGACCCCGGTGTGCCGGGCAATGTCCTGTACGGGCTGGCGGGCGGGCCCCTGCTGCCGGGTGCCCGGCCGCCGGCCACACTGGTGCTGGACGCGGATGACGAGCAGATCAGCCAGGTGAGTCGGCAGCGGTTGCTGGCTGCGGACGTGCTGGTCACCAACTTCCATGCGCTGGGTACTGGCGACAAGGGCGGGGACCTGCTGGCCAAGCTGGAGCCGGGCGATGTCGACTTCATCGTGGTCGACGAGGCCCATATCGCGGCCAGCGCCTCCTACCAGCGGCTGTTCGCCCACTTCCGGGATGCGCGCACGCTGTTGATGTCGGCGTGCTTCCAGCGCCTGGACGGCAAGCCGATCGACGCCGATGTCGTCTACCGCTACCGGCTGGTGGATTCCATCGCGGACGGCTCGGCGAAGAACCTGCGCGTGCACCGGTTCGCCCCGGACGCGGCGACGACGGTGTACGAGGCGGTGTGGTCCGACGGGCGACGCGAGCAGATCACCGGCCGCGATGCGCTGTTGGCCGCGTTGGGCGACGAGCGGAGGATGGCCCGCATCACCGCGCAGTCCGATGCCTCGATCCGGCAGGTGATGATGGTGACGCGGGCCTGTCTGGATGCGCAGGCCAAGCTGCTGGCCCCGGTCAAACCCCGGGCGCTGTTTGCGGCGATGGGTGAGGCCCACGCTCAGCAGATCGCCCGGATCGCCGAAGAGCACGGCATTCCCTGCGCCACGCTGCACCACAGCATGTCGCCGTCGTCGATCAAAGCCACACGGCGGCGCTTCGAGTCGGACGCGGGTGATCTGCAGGGCATCGTGCAACTGCGGATGCTTGGCCAGGGCTACGACTTCCCGCCCATCACCGTCGTCGTACCGGTGCGTCCCTATGGCAGTTTCGGCGAGTTCTACCAGTTCATCGGACGTGGCGTGCGGGTGCTGCGCCAGCCGGGTCTGGCCGCCGATCAGCAGTATCTGGATGTGGTCTGCCATGCCGAACTCGGCCTTGAGGACCATCTGGAGGCCATGTGCGCGGACAACGACATGGATCCCGCGCTGCTGCTCGGCGTTCCCTTGATCGACACCTCCACGCTGGAGGCGGACTTCGCCGGCGGTAACGGCCTCGGGGAAAGGGACTCTGACAGTGCGCTCCCGGTCGGAGTCGACGCGTTCGTGCTGTACGAGCAGGGGCGTGTTGAGCAGCGGGTCGTGCATGACCTGGACCGGGTGGAGGCCCGGCGGGCGGAGCGGGAAATGCAGCTGATGGCCCAGCGCTACGCCGTCTACGCGCAAAACACCGCGGCTCCGATGCCGTTTGAGAAGTTCGTCGACTACATGCGGAGGCTGACCGGTGGCCAGTGA
- a CDS encoding SDR family oxidoreductase, which translates to MPKTVVITGASAGIGRATARAYAARGANVILLARGRAGLATAADDVERAGGHALALPTDMADHQEVEAAADAAVQTFGGIDVWINSAFTSVFAPFTEITAEEYARVTEVTYLGFVNGTRAALARMLPHNRGTIVQIGSALGSRSVPLQSAYCGAKHGINGFTSTVRTELMHSGSNVRITIAQMPAVNTPQFSWVLSRLPGSPRPVAPIYQPEVAAQAVLYAADHPGRKQFYVGASTAATILANKIAPGLLDRYLARTGYDSQQTDQPDNPQRRHNLWAPADDEEDYGAHGDFDDQSSARAPQLWLSHHPALAAALLASAALGSTWAASRLAGQRTR; encoded by the coding sequence ATGCCCAAAACCGTCGTCATCACCGGCGCCAGCGCGGGAATCGGCCGTGCCACCGCACGTGCCTACGCCGCTCGTGGAGCCAACGTCATCCTCCTTGCCCGTGGCCGGGCCGGACTGGCCACCGCCGCCGACGACGTTGAAAGGGCCGGCGGCCACGCCCTGGCCCTGCCCACCGACATGGCCGACCACCAGGAGGTCGAAGCCGCGGCTGACGCCGCAGTGCAGACGTTCGGCGGCATCGACGTATGGATCAACTCCGCCTTCACCTCGGTCTTCGCGCCTTTCACCGAGATCACGGCCGAGGAATACGCGCGCGTCACCGAAGTCACCTACCTGGGCTTCGTCAACGGGACACGAGCCGCGCTCGCCCGCATGCTGCCGCACAACCGCGGCACGATCGTGCAGATCGGCTCCGCTCTCGGTTCACGCTCCGTGCCGCTGCAGTCCGCCTACTGCGGGGCGAAGCACGGCATCAACGGCTTCACCTCCACGGTGCGCACCGAACTCATGCACAGCGGCAGCAACGTACGCATCACCATCGCCCAGATGCCGGCCGTGAACACCCCGCAGTTCTCCTGGGTCCTCTCCCGACTGCCCGGAAGCCCCCGCCCAGTGGCACCGATCTACCAGCCTGAAGTAGCGGCGCAAGCCGTCCTATACGCAGCCGACCACCCCGGGCGCAAGCAGTTCTACGTCGGCGCCAGCACCGCCGCCACCATCCTGGCCAACAAGATCGCCCCGGGCCTTCTCGACCGCTATCTCGCACGCACCGGCTACGACTCTCAGCAGACCGACCAGCCCGACAACCCGCAACGCCGCCACAACCTCTGGGCGCCAGCAGACGACGAAGAAGACTACGGTGCCCACGGAGACTTTGACGACCAGTCCAGCGCCCGCGCCCCCCAACTGTGGTTGTCCCACCACCCGGCCCTCGCAGCGGCTCTCCTCGCAAGCGCCGCGCTGGGAAGCACATGGGCGGCCTCGCGATTGGCCGGTCAACGAACCCGCTGA
- a CDS encoding DUF262 domain-containing protein — protein MTGYAWQVRGGCVGADEIRSQGFSLNELFRDVTYEIDYYQRDYTWGDEEVRTLLRDLCDSFKHWLGDSAYRRRPHTAPQYFLGPFVYHEPSKKRRFLVDGQQRFVTLHLLFLQLRLSAREAGDTHTVDQLNRVITTDGKHFSVGITDHDPVLQAVSEGRKYEAGAGDSLSRRNLWARGQQIESQLAEELDAEKLHPFTEWLLTRVVLVGIRAAGPDHGYRMFETMNDRGARLTTVDLLKSHLLSNVGSAEDQLNTQWQEMLRELSTDRDDPQAASRFIKAYLLARCAREDCDEDRRQITTNLNVWVRHNAEYLGLTPGRPDHFLNFVQNLLKTARLYRPVLAATRTLKMDGDRLETVLFNERNGLGVQSVAVLAAIAPDDRPTDAKDKGRLVASYIDRWYALRILQDLPVQSADADALVHTELVPLLRGCRTVADVASTLGDLAQHNGNPVREAITLGLRGNNAHQIRYLLARATAYADEACKKPFDILAYLDRDQFHIEHLWANHHHRVAGDIPDPVVFRSRRNQLGGLGLLRGRENSSINDLPFHDKNRLYARNNVLLGVLAPEYDHRNPELRDFIKAHQLDKHMRAFGPTETMTTVIETRQELYLRLFEHIWKPERLGLPVSAAVAPPGPDAGQPVARPRQAPPRRRAASGRRTDVARMIDAQVLTAGTRIVLTYRATEHWATIDANGGIILAATGGTPYGRADEAGAVARGTKTCQGMNE, from the coding sequence ATGACGGGATATGCCTGGCAGGTGAGGGGTGGTTGCGTGGGGGCGGACGAGATCAGGTCTCAGGGATTCAGCCTGAATGAGCTGTTCCGTGACGTGACGTACGAGATCGACTACTACCAGCGTGACTACACCTGGGGTGACGAAGAAGTCCGCACCCTGCTGCGGGATTTGTGCGATTCGTTCAAGCACTGGTTGGGCGACTCCGCGTACCGGCGCCGCCCCCACACCGCGCCGCAGTACTTCCTCGGCCCCTTCGTCTACCACGAGCCGTCGAAGAAGCGCCGCTTCCTCGTCGACGGTCAGCAGCGCTTCGTCACTTTGCACCTGCTCTTTTTGCAGCTGAGACTGTCGGCTCGGGAGGCCGGTGACACGCACACGGTCGACCAACTCAACCGTGTCATCACGACCGACGGGAAGCACTTCAGCGTCGGCATCACCGACCACGACCCCGTCCTGCAAGCCGTCAGCGAGGGCCGTAAATACGAGGCCGGCGCGGGGGACTCCCTCTCCCGCCGCAACCTGTGGGCACGCGGCCAGCAGATCGAATCCCAGCTTGCCGAGGAACTCGATGCCGAGAAGCTCCACCCCTTCACCGAATGGCTCCTGACACGCGTGGTCCTGGTGGGCATCCGCGCGGCAGGCCCCGACCACGGCTACCGCATGTTCGAGACGATGAATGACCGCGGCGCCCGCCTCACCACCGTCGACCTCCTCAAGAGCCATCTGCTGTCCAACGTCGGCTCCGCTGAAGATCAGCTGAACACCCAGTGGCAGGAGATGCTGAGGGAACTCTCCACCGACCGCGATGACCCCCAGGCGGCATCCCGCTTCATCAAGGCATACCTCCTTGCTCGCTGCGCGCGCGAGGACTGCGATGAGGACCGCCGCCAGATCACCACCAACCTCAACGTGTGGGTACGCCACAACGCGGAGTACCTCGGCCTGACCCCGGGACGCCCCGACCACTTCCTCAACTTCGTACAGAATCTGCTGAAAACGGCTCGTCTGTACAGGCCCGTCCTCGCCGCCACCCGCACCCTGAAGATGGACGGCGACCGCCTGGAGACGGTGCTGTTCAACGAGCGCAACGGCCTCGGCGTCCAGTCCGTCGCCGTGCTCGCTGCCATCGCCCCCGACGACCGGCCCACCGACGCCAAGGACAAGGGCCGCCTCGTCGCCTCCTACATCGACCGCTGGTACGCCCTGCGGATCCTGCAGGACCTGCCCGTCCAGTCCGCCGACGCCGACGCCCTGGTCCACACCGAGCTCGTCCCCCTCCTGCGCGGCTGCCGCACCGTCGCCGACGTCGCCTCCACACTGGGCGACCTCGCCCAGCACAACGGGAACCCGGTGCGCGAAGCAATCACCCTGGGCCTGAGAGGCAACAACGCCCATCAGATCCGCTATCTCCTCGCCCGCGCCACCGCTTACGCCGACGAGGCCTGCAAAAAGCCCTTCGACATCCTCGCCTACCTCGACCGCGACCAGTTCCACATAGAACACCTGTGGGCCAACCACCACCATCGCGTCGCCGGTGACATCCCAGACCCGGTCGTCTTCCGCAGCCGCCGCAACCAACTCGGTGGCCTCGGCCTGCTGAGGGGCCGCGAGAACTCCAGCATCAATGACCTCCCCTTCCACGACAAGAACCGCCTCTACGCCCGCAACAACGTCCTCCTGGGCGTCCTGGCCCCTGAATACGATCACCGCAACCCTGAACTGCGCGACTTCATCAAGGCACACCAACTCGACAAGCACATGCGGGCCTTCGGGCCGACAGAGACCATGACCACGGTCATCGAGACCCGACAGGAGCTGTATCTGCGCCTGTTCGAACACATCTGGAAACCCGAACGCCTGGGGTTGCCCGTCTCTGCTGCCGTTGCACCTCCGGGGCCTGACGCCGGCCAGCCGGTCGCCCGTCCGCGCCAGGCCCCTCCGCGGCGCAGAGCGGCTTCTGGCCGACGCACCGACGTGGCCAGGATGATCGACGCCCAAGTTTTGACAGCCGGCACCCGGATCGTGCTCACCTACCGCGCCACCGAGCACTGGGCCACCATCGACGCGAACGGCGGCATCATCCTCGCCGCGACCGGAGGCACACCTTACGGCCGGGCCGACGAGGCCGGGGCCGTCGCCCGCGGCACCAAGACCTGCCAGGGAATGAACGAATGA